One window of the Streptomyces sp. TS71-3 genome contains the following:
- the tmk gene encoding dTMP kinase produces the protein MTRAEHSTAPDDALVADSRERAVRALLRVPALKRLWSAHLVGSTADALAMLVLVALVLQAAIADDSFGGGYRGVAFAVAAVFAARILATLLFGAVLLGPLTALTAPGGPLDRRWTLLGADGVRAAMMIVAPLWIDWTPDDAPGLLLVTAFVTGVAERFWTVCREGAAPTLLPPPPPEGAAVRPLPDRMDALRRLSLRTGFAALPLAAAALVAVTLVSNLLATGVEWFGQHQAALASYVAAGLFAASLSVLTALELPGTEGTHAPRPKSPLEGMRRPRTPDGVDKGRTGAVPLLVFASAAVAGAIAAAAAVAVLHAKDLGGGPVAYGLLVLALTGGVALGIRSGPAVLPSLSRRRLMALATALTGIALLVAGLVPDVATDLAITAVAGLTAGIAANTGHTVLDQETEEARRPRTTSHLHAVVRALVGFAAIAAPVLAGAIGRHRVESGKFVFDHGGAAFVMMLVGALLLPVAALLLAKVDDRSGVPLRHDLRDAVRGADPEQVPAHSGFFIALEGGDGAGKTTQAEALAEWIRAKGHEVVLTREPGATPMGKRLRSILLDVQSAGISHRAEALLYAADRAEHVDTVVRPALERGAVVISDRYIDSSVAYQGAGRDLSPTEVARISRWATGGLVPHLTVLLDVPPEVARERFTEAPDRLESEPAEFHARVRSGFLTLAAADPGRYMVVDAGQEPEAVTMVIRHRLDSVLPLSDAEVKAQEEARKAAEEEAKRRAEEEARRKAEEERLERERQAELARLRAEEDARKERELAEAQQREAERQAEEARKRAEEARRRADEERARVLAEEKARAEEEQRRRQRAEDEARVRAAQEARRAEEQRKAEEALLRAEQERRESEGHGDGAGGGTGAPGGPGAGSPPDAGRDGRDSGPEGSSGHAGPTAAAGAGGLAGGTAPGGAAHGAPGGSVHRTSDTVETVPTPVVSQRDAASHRPVRGSEDTAVLPIPGANPSGAFDETAKLPPVREDGTPAPASGDPADRVPPGLFRDERGEREHGERGESSSGTGLTGPNDRTRELPQMDPETGAPRSRPRPDWAEETPLDDLPSLADELLGPHDDEDEDNGGRGGRRSGR, from the coding sequence ATGACGCGTGCTGAGCACTCAACGGCTCCAGACGACGCCCTGGTCGCGGATTCCCGGGAGCGCGCCGTCCGCGCCCTCCTACGTGTGCCCGCGCTGAAACGCCTGTGGAGCGCCCACCTCGTCGGATCGACGGCCGACGCGCTGGCGATGCTCGTCCTGGTGGCCCTCGTCCTCCAGGCGGCCATCGCGGACGACTCCTTCGGCGGTGGCTACCGCGGCGTCGCCTTCGCCGTCGCCGCCGTCTTCGCCGCCCGCATCCTGGCGACCCTCCTCTTCGGAGCCGTCCTGCTCGGGCCGCTGACCGCGCTCACCGCGCCGGGCGGCCCGCTCGACCGGCGGTGGACGCTGCTCGGAGCCGACGGCGTCCGCGCCGCGATGATGATCGTCGCGCCCCTGTGGATCGACTGGACCCCGGACGACGCGCCCGGGCTCCTGCTCGTCACCGCGTTCGTGACCGGCGTCGCCGAACGGTTCTGGACGGTGTGCAGGGAGGGCGCCGCGCCCACCCTGCTGCCCCCGCCGCCGCCCGAGGGCGCCGCCGTGCGGCCGCTGCCCGACCGCATGGACGCCCTGCGCCGCCTCTCGCTGCGCACCGGCTTCGCGGCGCTGCCGCTGGCCGCCGCCGCACTGGTCGCCGTGACTCTCGTGAGCAACCTCCTCGCGACCGGCGTCGAGTGGTTCGGCCAGCACCAGGCGGCTCTCGCGTCCTACGTCGCGGCGGGGCTGTTCGCCGCCTCGCTGTCCGTCCTCACCGCGCTCGAACTGCCGGGCACCGAGGGCACCCACGCCCCCCGCCCGAAGTCCCCCCTCGAAGGCATGCGCCGCCCCCGGACGCCCGACGGCGTCGACAAGGGCCGCACGGGCGCCGTACCGCTCCTGGTGTTCGCCTCCGCGGCGGTCGCCGGGGCCATCGCCGCCGCTGCCGCGGTCGCCGTGCTGCACGCCAAGGACCTCGGCGGCGGCCCCGTCGCCTACGGCCTGCTGGTGCTCGCCCTGACCGGCGGCGTCGCCCTCGGCATCCGCAGCGGCCCCGCCGTGCTGCCGTCCCTGTCCCGCCGCAGGCTGATGGCGCTGGCGACCGCGCTCACCGGAATCGCCCTCCTCGTCGCCGGCCTCGTCCCCGACGTCGCGACCGACCTGGCCATCACGGCCGTCGCCGGCCTCACCGCCGGCATCGCCGCCAACACCGGCCACACCGTGCTGGACCAGGAGACCGAGGAGGCCCGGCGCCCCCGTACGACCAGCCATCTGCACGCGGTCGTACGCGCTCTCGTCGGCTTCGCCGCCATCGCGGCCCCCGTGCTCGCCGGCGCGATCGGGCGGCACCGCGTGGAGAGCGGCAAGTTCGTCTTCGACCACGGCGGCGCCGCGTTCGTCATGATGCTCGTCGGCGCCCTGCTGCTGCCGGTCGCCGCGCTGCTGCTCGCCAAGGTCGACGACCGCTCCGGCGTCCCCCTGCGGCACGACCTGCGCGACGCGGTCCGCGGCGCCGACCCCGAGCAGGTCCCCGCCCACAGCGGCTTCTTCATCGCCCTGGAGGGCGGCGACGGCGCAGGCAAGACCACGCAGGCCGAGGCGCTCGCCGAGTGGATCCGCGCCAAGGGCCACGAGGTGGTGCTCACCCGCGAGCCCGGCGCGACGCCCATGGGCAAGCGGCTCCGCTCCATCCTGCTCGACGTCCAGTCCGCCGGCATCTCGCACCGCGCCGAGGCCCTGCTGTACGCGGCCGACCGCGCCGAGCACGTCGACACCGTCGTACGCCCCGCCCTGGAGCGCGGCGCCGTCGTCATCTCCGACCGCTACATCGACTCCTCCGTGGCCTACCAGGGCGCGGGCCGCGACCTGTCGCCCACGGAGGTCGCCCGCATCTCCCGCTGGGCCACCGGAGGCCTGGTCCCGCATCTGACGGTCCTGCTCGACGTCCCCCCGGAGGTCGCGAGGGAACGCTTCACCGAGGCCCCCGACCGGCTGGAGTCGGAGCCCGCGGAGTTCCACGCGCGCGTGCGCAGCGGTTTCCTCACCCTCGCCGCCGCCGACCCCGGCCGGTACATGGTCGTCGACGCCGGCCAGGAGCCCGAAGCGGTCACGATGGTGATCCGGCACCGGCTCGACTCCGTACTCCCGCTCTCCGACGCCGAGGTGAAGGCGCAGGAGGAGGCCCGCAAGGCGGCCGAGGAGGAAGCCAAGCGGCGCGCGGAGGAAGAGGCACGGCGCAAGGCGGAGGAAGAGCGCCTGGAGCGCGAGCGCCAGGCCGAACTGGCCAGGCTCCGCGCCGAGGAGGACGCGCGCAAGGAGCGCGAACTCGCGGAGGCACAGCAGCGCGAGGCCGAACGGCAGGCCGAGGAGGCCAGGAAGCGGGCCGAGGAGGCGCGCCGCAGGGCCGACGAGGAGCGCGCCCGGGTGCTCGCCGAGGAGAAGGCGCGCGCCGAGGAGGAGCAGCGCCGCCGCCAGCGCGCGGAGGACGAGGCCCGGGTCCGCGCGGCCCAGGAGGCCCGGCGCGCCGAGGAGCAGCGGAAGGCCGAGGAGGCCCTGCTCCGCGCGGAGCAGGAACGGCGGGAGAGCGAGGGCCACGGAGACGGTGCCGGCGGCGGCACGGGTGCGCCGGGCGGCCCCGGTGCGGGTTCGCCGCCGGACGCCGGCCGGGACGGGCGGGACTCCGGCCCGGAGGGCTCGTCCGGTCACGCCGGTCCGACGGCGGCCGCGGGTGCCGGCGGGCTGGCGGGCGGCACGGCGCCGGGCGGCGCGGCGCACGGCGCTCCGGGCGGCTCCGTGCACCGGACCTCGGACACCGTGGAGACGGTGCCCACTCCCGTCGTCTCGCAGCGTGACGCGGCGTCCCACCGGCCCGTCCGGGGTTCCGAGGACACGGCGGTGCTCCCGATTCCGGGGGCGAACCCGTCCGGTGCGTTCGACGAGACGGCGAAGCTGCCGCCCGTCCGCGAGGACGGCACGCCCGCGCCCGCGTCCGGGGATCCCGCCGACCGCGTGCCGCCGGGGCTCTTCCGCGACGAGCGGGGGGAGCGTGAGCATGGGGAGCGCGGGGAGTCGTCGTCCGGTACCGGCCTGACCGGTCCGAACGACAGGACCCGCGAGCTGCCCCAGATGGACCCCGAGACGGGCGCCCCGCGCTCCCGGCCCCGCCCCGACTGGGCCGAGGAGACGCCTCTGGACGACCTCCCCTCCCTGGCGGACGAGCTTCTGGGCCCCCACGACGACGAGGACGAGGACAACGGCGGACGCGGGGGGCGCCGGTCCGGACGGTGA
- a CDS encoding DNA polymerase III subunit delta', translating into MSVWDDLVGQEQVSAQLVAAARDADALVAAADEKAPPPEASKMTHAWLFTGPPGSGRADAARAFAAALQCTSPDRALGGAPGCGFCDGCHTTLIGTHADVEIVRTDLLSIGVKETRELVRRSQLSPAGGRWQVIVLEDADRLTEGAGNVLLKAVEEPAPRTVWLLCAPSLEDVLPTIRSRCRLLTLRTPSVAAVADMLVRRDGVEPAVAEAAARATQGHIDRARRLATDERARARRATVLKLPLRVDDVGGCLKAAQELIDAATEDAQEVAEEVDTKETEELRAALGAAQGGRMPRGTAGAMKELEDRQKRRRTRTQRDSLDLALTDLTAFYRDVLALQLGTRLALATSDLQDALERIAHGTSPEATLRRIDAIAACREALDRNVAPLLAVEAMTLALRAG; encoded by the coding sequence ATGTCCGTGTGGGACGACCTGGTGGGCCAGGAGCAGGTGAGCGCGCAGCTCGTCGCGGCCGCGAGGGACGCCGACGCCCTCGTCGCCGCCGCGGACGAGAAGGCCCCGCCTCCCGAGGCGTCCAAGATGACGCACGCCTGGCTCTTCACGGGCCCCCCGGGCTCCGGCCGCGCCGACGCCGCGCGCGCCTTCGCCGCCGCCCTCCAGTGCACCAGCCCGGACCGCGCGCTGGGCGGCGCCCCCGGCTGCGGGTTCTGCGACGGCTGCCACACGACGCTGATCGGTACGCACGCGGACGTGGAGATCGTCCGCACGGACCTGCTCTCCATCGGCGTCAAGGAGACCCGCGAACTGGTGCGCCGCTCCCAGCTCTCGCCCGCGGGCGGCCGCTGGCAGGTCATCGTCCTGGAGGACGCGGACCGCCTCACCGAAGGCGCGGGGAACGTCCTGCTGAAGGCGGTGGAGGAGCCGGCCCCCCGCACGGTCTGGCTGCTCTGCGCGCCCTCCCTGGAGGACGTCCTGCCCACCATCCGCTCCCGCTGCCGCCTGCTGACGCTGCGCACCCCCTCCGTGGCCGCAGTGGCGGACATGCTGGTCCGGCGCGACGGCGTGGAGCCCGCGGTAGCCGAGGCCGCTGCCCGGGCCACGCAGGGCCATATCGACCGGGCCCGCCGCCTGGCGACGGACGAGCGCGCCCGCGCCCGCCGCGCCACCGTGCTGAAGCTCCCCCTCCGCGTCGACGACGTGGGCGGCTGCCTGAAAGCCGCTCAGGAACTGATCGACGCCGCCACGGAGGACGCCCAGGAGGTCGCCGAGGAGGTCGACACCAAGGAGACGGAGGAGCTGAGGGCGGCTCTCGGCGCGGCGCAGGGCGGCAGGATGCCACGCGGTACGGCGGGCGCGATGAAGGAGCTGGAGGACCGCCAGAAGCGCCGCCGCACCCGCACCCAGCGGGACAGCCTGGACCTCGCCCTGACCGACCTCACGGCCTTCTACCGCGATGTGCTGGCCCTCCAACTGGGCACGCGGCTGGCCCTGGCGACGAGCGACCTGCAGGACGCCCTGGAGCGCATCGCCCACGGCACGTCCCCCGAGGCGACACTCCGCCGGATAGACGCGATCGCCGCGTGCAGAGAGGCCCTCGACCGCAACGTCGCCCCGCTCCTCGCGGTGGAGGCGATGACGCTGGCGCTCCGGGCGGGTTGA
- a CDS encoding site-specific integrase translates to MKGSTYRRCSCRDPKTGRELGSSCPKRNSRNHCTYSIRQELPPREDGSRRSFARGGYSSLKAAQAGLDHVRALMGLAESDDSEGVQLIAEMLAEVSGEKLPLPDVEETRRRLKAGQDLVGSLTVSEWLDRWLAGKRIRKSGISRYETDVRVHLKPHIGDRRLDRLRVSHLSEMFTAITDANAEILEQNAQRRAAVQELATVPWKGAENRARRKAMKAALDAMPPFRRVTGPSTRQHIKATLRAALNDAIGQQIITFNPAAHVEIDPVRKPKALVWTGERVARWQQTGEKPSPVMVWTPEQTGAFLDFVATDRLYAMWHLIAFRGLRRGEACGQPWSETNLDRHSLTVTGQLVQDGWEVESSEPKTDSGFRVVALDDDTVGVLERHRKQQEAEREEWGSAWVETGLVFTQENGSWLHPGKVTDLFERLVAASGLPPIRLHDLRHGAATLMLAAGIDVKIVSDTLGHSDTRITRDIYQSVLPHVGKTAAEATAKLVPLQRKAEAEEAARKAEKARKKAKRAKKAQAEGKKKARRKKPKK, encoded by the coding sequence TTGAAGGGCTCCACCTACCGCCGCTGCTCCTGCCGTGACCCGAAGACCGGCAGGGAACTCGGCTCCTCCTGTCCCAAACGCAACAGCAGGAACCACTGCACCTACTCCATACGCCAGGAGCTGCCGCCCCGCGAAGACGGCAGCCGTCGGTCGTTCGCCCGTGGCGGGTACAGCAGTCTCAAGGCCGCCCAGGCCGGTCTGGACCACGTACGTGCCCTCATGGGGCTCGCCGAGTCCGACGACTCCGAAGGCGTCCAGCTGATCGCGGAGATGCTGGCCGAGGTGAGCGGCGAGAAGCTGCCGCTGCCGGACGTGGAGGAGACCCGGCGGCGGCTGAAGGCCGGTCAGGACCTCGTCGGCAGCCTCACCGTGTCCGAGTGGCTGGATCGCTGGCTTGCGGGCAAGCGCATCCGCAAGTCGGGCATCAGCCGCTACGAGACCGACGTCCGCGTGCACCTCAAGCCCCACATCGGCGACCGGCGCCTCGACCGGCTCCGCGTGAGCCACCTCAGTGAGATGTTCACCGCCATCACCGACGCCAATGCCGAGATCCTGGAGCAGAACGCCCAGCGACGTGCGGCGGTCCAGGAGTTGGCAACCGTGCCGTGGAAGGGCGCGGAGAACCGGGCCCGCCGCAAGGCCATGAAGGCCGCGCTCGACGCAATGCCGCCCTTCCGCCGCGTCACCGGCCCGTCCACGCGCCAGCACATCAAGGCCACACTCCGCGCCGCCCTGAACGACGCGATCGGCCAGCAGATCATCACCTTCAACCCGGCGGCCCACGTCGAGATCGACCCGGTCCGCAAACCGAAGGCCCTGGTGTGGACGGGCGAGCGGGTCGCCCGGTGGCAGCAGACTGGAGAAAAGCCCTCGCCCGTCATGGTCTGGACGCCGGAACAGACCGGTGCCTTCCTCGACTTCGTCGCCACGGACCGGCTGTACGCCATGTGGCACCTGATCGCCTTCCGCGGCCTGCGGCGCGGCGAGGCGTGCGGACAGCCCTGGTCGGAGACCAACCTCGACCGGCACTCCCTCACCGTCACGGGTCAGCTCGTGCAGGACGGGTGGGAGGTCGAGTCGTCCGAACCGAAGACGGACAGCGGCTTCCGCGTCGTGGCCCTGGACGACGACACCGTCGGCGTCCTGGAGCGGCACCGCAAGCAGCAAGAGGCAGAGCGCGAGGAGTGGGGCTCAGCCTGGGTCGAGACGGGCCTCGTCTTCACCCAGGAGAACGGCTCCTGGCTCCACCCAGGCAAGGTTACCGACCTCTTCGAACGTCTCGTCGCCGCCTCCGGTCTCCCGCCGATCCGGCTGCATGACCTCCGCCATGGCGCGGCCACGCTCATGCTCGCCGCCGGCATCGACGTGAAGATCGTGTCGGACACGCTCGGCCACAGCGACACCCGGATTACTCGGGACATCTACCAGAGCGTCCTGCCCCACGTCGGCAAGACCGCCGCCGAGGCCACGGCCAAGCTGGTCCCGCTCCAGCGCAAGGCGGAGGCCGAAGAAGCCGCACGCAAGGCGGAGAAGGCCCGGAAGAAGGCCAAGCGCGCCAAGAAGGCCCAGGCCGAGGGCAAGAAGAAGGCCCGACGGAAGAAGCCCAAGAAGTAG
- the topA gene encoding type I DNA topoisomerase — protein MSPTSETAQGGRRLVIVESPAKAKTIKGYLGPGYTVEASVGHIRDLPNGAAEVPDKYTGEVRRLGVDVDHDFQPVYVVNADKKSQVKKLKDLLRDSDELYLATDEDREGEAIAWHLQEVLRPKIPVHRMVFHEITKDAIRAAVANPRELNQKLVDAQETRRILDRLYGYEVSPVLWKKVMPRLSAGRVQSVATRLVVERERERIAFRSAEYWDLTGTFATGRAGDSSDPASLAARLTAVDGRRVAQGRDFDSRGQLKTANTLHLDEENARALAAALEHSAFSVRSVESKPYRRSPYAPFRTTTLQQEASRKLGFGAKATMQVAQKLYENGFITYMRTDSTTLSDTAVSAARAQVTQLYGADYLPERPRTYAGKVKNAQEAHEAIRPSGDRFRTPAETGLTGEQFKLYELIWKRTVASQMKDAVGNSVTVKIAGRSADGRDAEFSASGKTITFHGFLKAYVEGADDPNAELDDRERRLPQVAEGDALTAEEIAADGHSTKPPARYTEASLVKELEEREIGRPSTYASIIGTILDRGYVFKKGTALVPSFLSFAVVNLLEKHFGRLVDYDFTARMEDDLDRIARGEAQAVPWLRRFYFGEGGPEGATAASAGNGDGDHLGGLKELVTDLGAIDAREVSSFPVGDGVVLRVGRYGPYVERGARDEEGHQRADVPEDLAPDELTIEYAEELLAKPTGDFELGTDPETGREIVAKDGRYGPYVTEVLPEGTPKTGKNAVKPRTASLFKSMSLDTVTLQDALKLMSLPRVVGTDPEGVEITAQNGRYGPYLKKGTDSRSLQTEDQIFGITLDEALAIYAQPKQRGRAAAKPPLRELGEDPVSGKPVVVKDGRFGPYVTDGETNATLRAADSVEEITPERGFELLAEKRAKGPVKRAAKKTAAKRAPAKKKAAGAAGAAKKAAPAKKAASGKRAASSNGSSGEQG, from the coding sequence TTGTCCCCGACCAGCGAGACCGCACAGGGCGGCCGCCGACTCGTCATCGTCGAGTCGCCTGCCAAGGCGAAGACGATCAAGGGCTATCTCGGGCCCGGATACACCGTCGAGGCGAGTGTCGGGCACATCCGTGACCTCCCCAACGGGGCCGCAGAGGTCCCCGACAAGTACACCGGCGAGGTGCGCCGCCTCGGCGTGGACGTGGATCACGACTTCCAGCCCGTCTACGTCGTCAACGCTGACAAGAAGTCCCAGGTCAAGAAGCTCAAGGATCTGCTGCGCGACTCCGACGAGCTCTACCTCGCGACGGACGAGGACCGGGAGGGCGAGGCGATCGCCTGGCACCTCCAGGAGGTGCTCAGGCCGAAGATCCCCGTGCACCGGATGGTCTTCCACGAGATCACCAAGGACGCCATCCGGGCGGCCGTGGCCAACCCCCGCGAGCTGAACCAGAAGCTCGTCGACGCCCAGGAGACCCGCCGGATCCTCGACCGCCTCTACGGCTACGAGGTCTCCCCGGTGCTGTGGAAGAAGGTCATGCCGCGGCTGTCGGCGGGCCGCGTGCAGTCCGTCGCCACCCGCCTCGTCGTCGAGCGCGAGCGCGAGCGCATCGCGTTCCGCTCCGCCGAGTACTGGGACCTCACGGGCACCTTCGCGACCGGCCGCGCCGGCGACTCGTCCGACCCCGCCTCCCTGGCCGCTCGGCTCACGGCGGTGGACGGCAGGCGTGTCGCCCAGGGCCGCGACTTCGACTCCCGCGGGCAGCTGAAGACGGCGAACACCCTCCACCTCGACGAGGAGAACGCCCGGGCGCTGGCCGCCGCGCTGGAGCACTCCGCGTTCTCCGTGCGCTCGGTGGAGTCCAAGCCCTACCGCCGCTCGCCGTACGCGCCCTTCCGCACCACCACGCTCCAGCAGGAAGCCAGCCGCAAGCTCGGCTTCGGTGCGAAGGCGACCATGCAGGTCGCCCAGAAGCTGTACGAGAACGGCTTCATCACCTATATGCGTACGGACTCCACCACGCTCTCCGACACGGCCGTCAGCGCCGCCCGGGCGCAGGTCACGCAGCTCTACGGCGCCGACTACCTCCCGGAGCGGCCCCGCACGTACGCCGGCAAGGTCAAGAACGCCCAGGAGGCGCACGAGGCGATCCGCCCCTCCGGCGACCGCTTCCGCACGCCGGCCGAGACCGGCCTGACCGGCGAGCAGTTCAAGCTGTACGAGCTGATCTGGAAGCGCACCGTCGCGTCCCAGATGAAGGACGCCGTCGGCAACAGCGTCACCGTGAAGATCGCCGGCCGTTCCGCGGACGGGCGGGACGCCGAGTTCAGCGCCTCCGGCAAGACGATCACGTTCCACGGCTTCCTGAAGGCCTACGTGGAGGGCGCCGACGACCCGAACGCCGAGCTGGACGACCGCGAGCGGCGCCTGCCGCAGGTCGCCGAGGGCGACGCGCTCACCGCCGAGGAGATCGCCGCCGACGGCCACTCGACCAAGCCGCCCGCCCGCTACACCGAGGCGTCCCTGGTCAAGGAGCTGGAGGAGCGCGAGATCGGCCGCCCGTCGACGTACGCGTCGATCATTGGCACCATCCTCGACCGCGGCTACGTCTTCAAGAAGGGCACCGCGCTCGTCCCCTCGTTCCTGTCGTTCGCGGTCGTCAACCTCCTGGAGAAGCACTTCGGGCGGCTCGTCGACTACGACTTCACCGCCCGCATGGAGGACGACCTCGACCGCATCGCGCGCGGAGAGGCGCAGGCCGTGCCGTGGCTTCGGCGCTTCTACTTCGGCGAGGGCGGCCCGGAGGGCGCCACCGCGGCGTCCGCGGGCAACGGCGACGGAGACCACCTCGGCGGCCTCAAGGAACTCGTCACCGACCTGGGCGCCATCGACGCGCGCGAGGTCTCCTCGTTCCCCGTGGGGGACGGCGTCGTGCTCCGGGTCGGCCGCTACGGCCCGTACGTGGAGCGCGGTGCGCGCGACGAGGAGGGCCACCAGCGGGCCGACGTCCCCGAGGACCTCGCCCCCGACGAGCTGACGATCGAGTACGCGGAGGAACTGCTCGCCAAGCCGACCGGCGACTTCGAGCTGGGCACCGACCCGGAGACGGGCCGTGAGATCGTCGCCAAGGACGGCCGCTACGGTCCGTACGTCACCGAGGTGCTGCCCGAGGGGACGCCCAAGACCGGCAAGAACGCGGTCAAGCCGCGGACGGCGTCCCTGTTCAAGTCGATGTCCCTGGACACGGTCACGCTCCAGGACGCCCTCAAGCTGATGTCGCTGCCGCGGGTGGTGGGCACCGACCCGGAGGGCGTGGAGATCACCGCGCAGAACGGGCGCTACGGTCCGTACCTCAAGAAGGGCACGGACTCGCGGTCCCTCCAGACCGAGGACCAGATCTTCGGCATCACCCTGGACGAGGCCCTCGCGATCTACGCCCAGCCGAAGCAGCGCGGCCGGGCGGCCGCCAAGCCGCCGCTCAGGGAACTGGGCGAGGACCCGGTCAGCGGCAAGCCCGTCGTCGTCAAGGACGGCCGGTTCGGGCCGTACGTCACCGACGGCGAGACCAACGCGACGCTCAGGGCCGCCGACAGCGTGGAGGAGATCACGCCGGAGCGCGGGTTCGAGCTGCTGGCGGAGAAGCGGGCGAAGGGGCCTGTGAAGCGGGCGGCGAAGAAGACGGCGGCGAAGAGGGCGCCGGCGAAGAAGAAAGCCGCTGGCGCGGCGGGGGCGGCGAAGAAGGCTGCGCCGGCGAAGAAGGCCGCTTCCGGGAAGCGGGCGGCTTCGTCGAACGGCTCCAGCGGCGAGCAGGGCTGA
- a CDS encoding alpha/beta hydrolase encodes MDTSRCPDPATGPGAHARPAVPADSVAPAVPGIATGAGRTARVTRSTILRAAVVVLAVGGLLASGCSGGRSAAGVAAVAALPEATPKALAPYYAQRPGWHACSEAEFQCATVRVPRDYAGPAAGDVKLAVARKKATGPGKRIGSLLVNPGGPGGSAIAYLQAYAARGYPAEVRARYDMVAVDPRGVAGSQPVTCLNGKRMDAYTQTDTTPDDDREQARLVSALKEFSAGCERRSGALLPHVSTVEAARDMDVVRAVLGDRRLNYVGASYGTFLGATYASLFPTRAGRLVLDGAMDPSLPARRMNLEQTAGFETAFESFAKDCARRPDCPLGKAPGTGSGNGTGDGAVDRSSTSVATDPDASAGAGTASRAASGAGTRVGATQAGGARAGGLEAGAAPGRAPTPAEVGAHLKSFFQRLDRSPLSAVQSPMGSSSATGRDRRHDTGRGGRMLGEALATTGVMAAMYDEAAWPQLRAALAAAIEDGDGSGLLALSDGYYERGSDGTYANLMSANAAVNCLDLPAAFSSPDEVRKSLPAFRKASPVFGESLAWAALTCGYWPVHATGRPHRIEAKGAPPIVVVGTVRDPATPYRWARSLSSQLSSARLLTYEGDGHTAYGRGSTCIDRAINRYLVTGTAPRNGTRCS; translated from the coding sequence ATGGACACCAGCCGCTGCCCAGACCCCGCCACCGGCCCCGGTGCTCACGCGCGCCCGGCCGTCCCGGCGGACTCAGTCGCCCCAGCCGTCCCCGGCATCGCAACAGGCGCCGGGCGGACCGCTCGCGTGACCCGGTCGACGATCCTGCGCGCGGCGGTCGTCGTGCTGGCCGTCGGGGGACTGCTCGCCTCGGGCTGTTCCGGGGGCCGGTCCGCGGCCGGGGTGGCGGCCGTGGCGGCGCTGCCGGAGGCCACCCCGAAGGCGCTGGCGCCGTACTACGCACAGCGCCCGGGCTGGCACGCGTGCAGCGAGGCGGAGTTCCAGTGCGCGACGGTGAGGGTCCCGCGGGACTACGCCGGGCCGGCCGCGGGCGACGTCAAGCTGGCCGTGGCCCGCAAGAAGGCGACGGGACCGGGCAAGCGGATCGGTTCGCTGCTGGTCAACCCGGGCGGCCCCGGCGGCTCGGCCATCGCCTACCTCCAGGCGTACGCGGCCCGCGGCTACCCCGCCGAGGTACGGGCGCGCTACGACATGGTCGCCGTCGACCCCAGGGGCGTCGCCGGAAGTCAGCCGGTGACCTGCCTGAACGGCAAGCGGATGGACGCGTACACGCAGACCGACACGACGCCGGACGACGACCGGGAGCAGGCTCGCCTGGTGTCCGCGCTCAAGGAGTTCTCCGCCGGGTGCGAGCGGCGCTCCGGGGCGCTGCTGCCGCACGTCTCCACGGTCGAGGCGGCGCGCGACATGGACGTCGTGCGCGCCGTTCTGGGCGACCGCAGGCTGAACTACGTCGGCGCGTCGTACGGCACGTTCCTCGGGGCGACGTACGCGAGCCTGTTCCCGACCCGCGCCGGCCGCCTCGTGCTGGACGGCGCGATGGACCCGAGCCTGCCGGCGCGCCGGATGAACCTGGAGCAGACGGCGGGCTTCGAGACGGCGTTCGAGTCCTTCGCGAAGGACTGCGCACGCCGCCCCGACTGCCCCCTGGGCAAGGCGCCGGGCACCGGAAGCGGCAACGGGACCGGTGACGGCGCGGTCGACCGCAGCAGCACGAGCGTCGCGACGGACCCGGACGCGTCGGCCGGCGCGGGCACGGCCTCGCGGGCGGCAAGCGGTGCGGGGACGCGGGTCGGTGCGACGCAGGCGGGCGGGGCACGAGCCGGTGGGCTGGAGGCCGGCGCGGCACCCGGCAGGGCGCCCACGCCCGCCGAGGTGGGCGCCCACCTGAAGTCCTTCTTCCAACGGCTGGACCGCTCACCGCTGTCCGCCGTGCAGAGCCCCATGGGCAGCAGCTCCGCGACCGGCCGGGACCGCCGTCACGACACGGGCCGCGGTGGCCGGATGCTCGGCGAGGCGCTGGCCACCACGGGGGTGATGGCGGCGATGTACGACGAGGCGGCGTGGCCGCAGCTGCGCGCCGCGCTGGCAGCGGCGATCGAGGACGGAGACGGTTCCGGCCTGCTGGCCCTCTCGGACGGCTACTACGAGCGGGGAAGTGACGGCACATACGCCAACCTGATGTCCGCCAACGCCGCCGTGAACTGCCTCGACCTGCCGGCCGCCTTCAGCTCCCCGGACGAGGTGAGAAAGTCCCTGCCCGCCTTCCGCAAGGCGTCCCCCGTCTTCGGCGAGAGCCTGGCATGGGCGGCCCTCACCTGCGGCTACTGGCCGGTGCACGCCACGGGCCGGCCGCACCGCATCGAGGCGAAGGGCGCACCGCCGATCGTCGTCGTCGGCACCGTCCGCGACCCGGCCACCCCCTACCGCTGGGCCCGCTCCCTGTCGTCCCAGCTCTCCTCGGCCCGCCTGCTGACCTACGAGGGCGACGGCCACACCGCGTACGGCCGCGGCAGCACGTGCATCGACAGGGCGATCAACCGCTACCTGGTCACCGGCACCGCACCGAGGAACGGCACCCGCTGCTCGTAG